Part of the Brevibacillus brevis genome is shown below.
AGCAGCGTATGGTTAGCCCGTACCTGCCCGATGTACAGGTGGAGGGCGGGAAAGACGCGGTTCATGTGAAGGACGTGGAATGCCCCGTCCGAGATGACCAGCTCTTCGCCAGGGGCCAGCTCGTTTTCCATGCCGATACCGTAGTCATGGAAGGACATGTCCGTCAAAATGATCTGTCCGCCCTGGATGCGGTAGTGCTCTTCGACTAAAGAGCGATGAATGGAATGAGTCCAACGAATGCCGAAAGTGGTATGGTCATCGATGCGGCTGCTCCACATGAGCCTGTGGGACAGCGTGTCGCGAATGACCAGGGAGGGAAACAAGGGAATAGCGCAGAAGCCGACAATGGCCGCCAGAAGAATCAGTAAGGAGAAAAGGCGGAACGCGGTCCGCCCTTTCTGTGGTATTGCCGTCTTGCCGGAAAGCATGGGTTACCTACTTCACGCCTTTTTCATCGAAGTACTTTTTCGCACCCGGATGCACAGGCAGGCTCACGCCGGACAGCACGCTGTCC
Proteins encoded:
- a CDS encoding DUF1850 domain-containing protein — translated: MLSGKTAIPQKGRTAFRLFSLLILLAAIVGFCAIPLFPSLVIRDTLSHRLMWSSRIDDHTTFGIRWTHSIHRSLVEEHYRIQGGQIILTDMSFHDYGIGMENELAPGEELVISDGAFHVLHMNRVFPALHLYIGQVRANHTLLFSGKEIPLGTIDKPGAAITIQAEKRSILSEIGGY